A DNA window from Macadamia integrifolia cultivar HAES 741 chromosome 4, SCU_Mint_v3, whole genome shotgun sequence contains the following coding sequences:
- the LOC122077390 gene encoding E3 ubiquitin-protein ligase SIS3-like: protein MAIRGVDFKWYDGFFLSMLATSVIIVSINWKRYHLCTYPLHIWTVVDYTTVFVFRLLMFLDNGLAAGMGLDLGSQQRYTRFCGRIVVLSILSLLLYPFLWAWTVIGTLWFTSARSCLPEEGQKWGFLIWLLFSYCGLICIACISSGKVSCF from the exons ATGGCTATCAGAGGCGTCGATTTCAAGTG GTATGATGGCTTCTTCTTGTCCATGCTCGCGACTAGTGT AATCATTGTTTCGATCAATTGGAAGCGTTACCATCTATGTACATATCCTTTGCATATATGGACTGTG gTTGACTATACGACTGTCTTTGTTTTCCGTCTGTTGATGTTTCTCGATAATGGCCTAGCTGCGGGGATGGGTTT GGATCTCGGATCGCAGCAAAGATATACTCGCTTCTGTGGAAGAATTGTGGTTCTTTCAATTCTTTCACTGCTACTTTATCCATTCCTTTGGGCTTGGACCGTAATTGGGACCCTTTGGTTTACAAGTGCAAGAAGCTGT TTGCCTGAGGAAGGTCAAAAATGGGGTTTTCTTATTTGGTTGCTTTTCAGCTATTGTGGTCTCATTTGCATTGCCTGCATCTCTTCAGGAAAGGTGAGTTGCTTCTAA